The proteins below are encoded in one region of Plasmodium gaboni strain SY75 chromosome Unknown, whole genome shotgun sequence:
- a CDS encoding hypothetical protein (conserved Plasmodium protein, unknown function) yields the protein MNVKVEEGHPSNSYEEKKKRKIKKKKYIQNDSAS from the coding sequence atGAATGTAAAAGTAGAGGAAGGACATCCTTCTAACAGTTACgaggaaaaaaaaaagagaaaaattaaaaaaaaaaaatatatacaaaatgaTAGTGCGAGT